From a region of the Nyctibius grandis isolate bNycGra1 chromosome 10, bNycGra1.pri, whole genome shotgun sequence genome:
- the CCDC174 gene encoding coiled-coil domain-containing protein 174, with translation MDRRKKPLDVAASSLVDLKAELFRKQEQFKKEKLLKDAGIFAKPRTSNKKPSIWNKQNTGVANRAEKDVEQKTEEEHVLDQSRKKLEEKAKLYEKMTKGDFPDEETESLYLVDFTQKIIDKQHEVQELYQSEADRKTAEKETDDEETQPEMEIPPPEDPDEEWVDYVDFLGRSRRCMKKDLPSLLKMDQELQGKRQGPDGNTLLSEDMRRELQRQQWEKEEEEALRRPMGPIHYEDIRENEARQLGVGYFAFSRDKELRNKQRATLDMLREQTLDQRTKREQLKEKRKAALDARLCKLRARKIKKLREAGLEEEAEKLENAEVKGVTEEPEAPRVTAASRKVEVVIQERRDTKPGVPYVREWDKGKELMFGNWSKKQEELRDERDPEFAPPSDYFLGQKKDDNYRSQNLNSPETSSEKVETETAQSQQMPSAQANGSSTEGVPPSVQAYHSNVQGESASTEARGSDTQDVPSSAEDDSSDDEDMLPPEHAYGYGAQGVPPSMQAYGYGAQGVLSSMQAYGYGPHDVPFPMQAYGYGAQGMLPPMHAYGYGSHDMPFSMRAYGYGTQVVPPAMQACGCSAQDVPPGTQACGCSTQDVPPGTQACGCSTQDVPPGMQASGCSTQDVPPGTQACGCSTQDVPPSVQACGCSTQDVEPSVQTNSGDTQNQEPLYQSLDDMLSYYRQVT, from the exons ATGGACCGGAGGAAGAAGCCGCTGGATGTGGCCGCCTCCTCG tTGGTAGATCTCAAAGCAGAACTCTTCCGGAAGCAAGAacaattcaagaaagaaaagctattgAAAGATGCTGGCATCTTTGCAAAGCCCAGAACTTCCAATAAG AAACCAAGCATCtggaacaaacaaaacacaggagTTGCAAATCGAGCCGAGAAAGATGTTGagcagaagacagaagaggAGCATGTATTAGATCAATCGAG gaagaaactagaagagaaagcaaagctgtaTGAGAAAATGACAAAAGGCGACTTTCCAG ATGAAGAAACTGAGAGTTTGTACCTTGTGGATTTCACTCAGAAGATCATAGACAAACAGCACGAAGTACAGGAACTGTATCAGAGTGAAGCTGATagaaagactgcagaaaaagagacagatgATGAGGAAACTCAACCTGAAATGGAAATACCACCTCCCGAGGACCCAGATGAAGAATG GGTTGATTATGTTGATTTCTTGGGCCGATCTAGACGCTGTATGAAGAAGGATTTGCCAAGTCTACTTAAAATGGATCAGGAACTTCAAGGAAAAAG acaaGGTCCTGATGGGAATACTCTGTTATCTGAAGACATGAGAAGAGAACTTCAGAGGCAGCAgtgggaaaaagaagaagaagaagccCTCAGAAGACCCATGGGACCCATACATTATGAGGACATTCGAGAAAATG aGGCCAGACAGCTTGGTGTTGGTTACTTTGCCTTTTCTCGTGACAAAGAACTTAGGAATAAACAACGGGCAACACTGGACATGCTAAGAGAGCAG ACACTTGATCAGAGAACCAAACGTgaacagttaaaagaaaaaaggaaggcagCTCTAGATGCAAGGCTGTGTAAACTTCGAGCACGGAAGATTAAGAAGTTAAGGGAAGCTGGATTagaggaagaggcagaaaaattgGAGAATGCAG AGGTGAAAGGTGTTACTGAAGAACCGGAAGCTCCGAGAGTTACTGCAGCAAGTAGAAAGGTAGAGGTTGTCATCCAGGAGAGAAGAGATACAAAGCCTGGCGTGCCTTATGTCCGAGAGTGGGATAAAGGCAAAG AACTGATGTTTGGAAACTGgtcaaagaaacaggaagaactcAGAGATGAGCGAGATCCAGAATTTGCACCACCTTCTGATTACTTTCTGGGACAAAAGAAAGATGATAATTACAGAAGTCAGAATTTGAACAGTCCTGAAACCTCCTCTGAGAAAGTGGAAACGGAGACAGCACAAAGCCAACAGATGCCATCAGCGCAGGCCAACGGCAGCAGCACCGAAGGTGTGCCACCGTCAGTGCAGGCTTACCACAGCAATGTTCAAGGTGAGTCAGCATCAACAGAGGCCCGTGGCAGTGACACTCAAGATGTGCCATCATCAGCAGAGGATGACAGCAGCGATGATGAGGATATGCTGCCACCAGAACACGCTTACGGCTATGGTGCTCAAGGTGTGCCACCGTCAATGCAGGCTTACGGCTATGGCGCCCAAGGCGTGCTGTCATCAATGCAGGCTTATGGCTACGGCCCTCATGATGTGCCATTTCCAATGCAGGCTTATGGCTACGGTGCTCAAGGCATGCTGCCACCGATGCACGCCTATGGCTACGGCAGTCACGATATGCCGTTTTCAATGCGTGCTTACGGCTACGGCACCCAAGTTGTGCCACCAGCGATGCAGGCCTGTGGCTGCAGCGCCCAAGATGTGCCACCAGGAACGCAGGCCTGTGGCTGCAGCACCCAAGATGTGCCACCAGGAACGCAGGCCTGTGGCTGCAGCACCCAAGATGTGCCACCAGGAATGCAGGCCTCTGGCTGCAGCACCCAAGATGTGCCACCAGGAACGCAGGCCTGTGGCTGCAGCACCCAAGATGTGCCGCCATCAGTGCAGGCCTGTGGCTGCAGCACCCAAGATGTGGAACCTTCAGTACAGACCAACAGCGGTGACACTCAAAATCAGGAACCACTTTACCAAAGTTTAGATGATATGCTGTCTTATTACAGACAAGTGACTTGA